AACACATGAAGctttcaatattgttaaaaacaaGACAGAACCAGTCATCAATGGCACAAGTGTTGTTCTACAGTATGAAATTGAAACGGATCCTGCCTTGACGTATGTAGAaggagtgtgtgtggtgtggtttacttttgaatttttagtccGTATTGTTTTTTCACCCAATAAACTTGAATTCATCAAAAATCTCTTGAATATCATTGACTTTGTGGCCATCCTACCTTTCTACTTAGAGGTGGGACTCAGTGGGCTGTCATCCAAAGCTGCTAAAGATGTACTTGGCTTCCTCAGGGTGGTAAGGTTTGTGAGGATCCTGAGAATTTTCAAGCTCACCCGCCATTTTGTAGGTCTGAGGGTGCTTGGACATACTCTTCGAGCTAGTACTAATGAATTTTTGCTGCTGATAATTTTCCTGGCTCTAGGAGTTTTGATATTTGCTACCATGATCTACTATGCCGAGAGAGTGGGAGCTCAACCTAACGACCCTTCAGCTAGTGAACACACACAGTTCAAAAACATTCCTATTGGGTTCTGGTGGGCTGTAGTGACCATGACTACCCTGGGTTATGGAGATATGTACCCCCAAACATGGTCAGGCATGCTGGTGGGAGCCCTGtgtgctctggctggagtgctgaCAATAGCCATGCCAGTGCCTGTCATTGTCAACAATTTTGGAATGTACTACTCCTTGGCAATGGCAAAGCAGAAACttccaaggaaaagaaagaagcacaTCCCTCCTGCTCCTCAGGCAAGCTCACCTACTTTTTGCAAGACAGAATTAAATATGGCCTGCAATAGTACACAGAGTGACACGTGTCTGGGCAAAGACAATCGACTTCTGGAACATAACAGATCAGGTAAGGCAGGACTTCAAATGCATGTTATTAAATGCTTTATAGACCAGTATGTTCCTTAGACAGAAGGCAGTCATTCTCATTTTATGCACATGTTCATGAGTTTTCAGCCCTAACCCCTTCACAAAATATGTGTTTGCGTCAGGCTTACAGATAGCTAGACGGTAGCATTTTCTAAATGAACCCCAAGTAGAATACTGCATAGCTGGTCTATAGAGTTTTCCTGCTTTAGTGGGAATGCCCTTTGCTGATGGtgccaatattttcttttgcctGTTTGTTGCTTTTGtgccaatgtttctttgtttcccTGCACGATGTGATGGTATGATATTGACCATTTTTCACCTTTCATCCTCAAAATGTTGATCTCCATATCGTTTGGCTTGGTGTGTTTGTCTCAGTTTTACCTCTGCCACATGGTGCCATGCATCTCAACCTAATTCACAAGAAGCAGTTATTTAAGAAGAATGGATGCTTACATTTCAAAGGCCTAAACTCCAAACAGGTGATATGGAAGATAACTTTTTGATAACAAAGCTCTTCCCTAGTAATATCCTGGAGGATTGATAAAATTTTCATTGTTCTTAAATTAAGTAGGGTATCTCATTATAACCCCTTTGATGAGGGTCGATGACATGTAATATAATTAACCCTACATTTTTCAAGGAATAGATGTTCTGCTTTGGCCACTCAATGGCAAAGTTGAATTTCTCAGTGGAATTCCTTTTTAGACACAATGTATTGGGTTCTGCTCTCTCTCAGAACTGAATTTTGAATGATTTACTGCTTGAGATTAGCTGAATCTCTGCTCCTCCCCATTGCTGTAGACAATGTAGAGTTGATTGACTAGAAATTGACATTCAGCTGCCAAAGTCATAGTAGTGTCACCTCTTGTCTACTGTCTGGTACAGGTAAAATATTTTGCAGATTAAACAATTTAATTAGCTTTTACCCTACTACGAAAGTTTAGGGTTTATCGATTCCCCATAacttagatatattttattttttcttatagaaaAATGACATGATGATTTTATGTGAATAGTTTTTCATAATTTAGAAGAAACATCAACtaagaaagcaaacaaactaaCATAAAAGGAGGCATCATT
The Rhinopithecus roxellana isolate Shanxi Qingling chromosome 10, ASM756505v1, whole genome shotgun sequence DNA segment above includes these coding regions:
- the KCNC2 gene encoding potassium voltage-gated channel subfamily C member 2 isoform X6, with amino-acid sequence MGKIENNERVILNVGGTRHETYRSTLKTLPGTRLALLASSEPPGDCLTTAGDKLQPSPPPLSPPPRAPPLSPGPGGCFEGGAGNCSSRGGRASDHPGGGREFFFDRHPGVFAYVLNYYRTGKLHCPADVCGPLFEEELAFWGIDETDVEPCCWMTYRQHRDAEEALDIFETPDLIGGDPGDDEDLAAKRLGIEDAAGLGGPDGKSGRWRRLQPRMWALFEDPYSSRAARFIAFASLFFILVSITTFCLETHEAFNIVKNKTEPVINGTSVVLQYEIETDPALTYVEGVCVVWFTFEFLVRIVFSPNKLEFIKNLLNIIDFVAILPFYLEVGLSGLSSKAAKDVLGFLRVVRFVRILRIFKLTRHFVGLRVLGHTLRASTNEFLLLIIFLALGVLIFATMIYYAERVGAQPNDPSASEHTQFKNIPIGFWWAVVTMTTLGYGDMYPQTWSGMLVGALCALAGVLTIAMPVPVIVNNFGMYYSLAMAKQKLPRKRKKHIPPAPQASSPTFCKTELNMACNSTQSDTCLGKDNRLLEHNRSDNCKEVVITGYTQAEARSLT